The Luteimonas galliterrae genome contains a region encoding:
- a CDS encoding flavodoxin domain-containing protein: MRTQPSRAAIGNGALLLCLLAIAIAFLKLHDGRWLPLASDTSRWWAAGFTALAYLGFSGWILRRSRIRHADDERTDAQAPPSQLLLAYASQTGFAQQLAERSAKNLRDAGLAVHLRDLGRLQAEALAGYERALFVVSTTGEGDAPDPALAFVRDAMGRQAPLPSLRYGVLALGDREYDHFCGFGHAVDDWLRHSGAEPLFDLVEVDNGDEGALRHWQHHLSLIAGQPDLPDWTAPAYQPWRLAERRELNPGSAGAAAFHIALLPPQDDMPAWQAGDIAEIGPRNSPEAVSALLEALSLDAATPVDRDGKRERIDEVLARSHLPSLAEASGLDAQAFAEELQPLPHREYSIASLPSDGAIHVLLRRMLRPDGSPGIGSGWLCDYAALGGEIALRIRSNPNFHAPPSARPLILIGNGTGAAGLRAHLKARIAAGARRNWLLFGERNADRDFFYGDEIRRWRDEGFIERLDLAFSRDGAASAYVQHALAAAGETLRDWMQAGAAIYVCGSLQGMAPGVDAVLRDLLGDDLVERMRIEGRYRRDVY, encoded by the coding sequence ATCCGCACCCAGCCTTCGCGTGCCGCCATCGGCAATGGCGCACTGCTGCTGTGCCTGCTTGCGATCGCGATCGCCTTCCTGAAGCTGCACGATGGCAGGTGGTTGCCCCTAGCATCCGATACCTCGCGTTGGTGGGCGGCGGGCTTCACTGCGCTGGCCTATCTCGGTTTCAGCGGCTGGATATTGCGGCGTTCTCGGATCCGGCACGCCGACGACGAGCGCACGGACGCACAGGCGCCGCCATCGCAGCTGTTGCTGGCTTATGCCAGCCAGACCGGTTTCGCGCAGCAGCTCGCCGAACGCAGCGCCAAGAATCTGCGCGATGCCGGGTTGGCCGTGCATTTGCGCGACCTCGGCCGCCTGCAAGCGGAGGCGTTGGCCGGCTATGAACGAGCGCTGTTCGTGGTCAGCACGACCGGCGAAGGCGATGCGCCGGACCCGGCGCTGGCTTTCGTGCGCGATGCGATGGGCCGACAAGCGCCGTTGCCGTCGCTGCGTTACGGCGTACTCGCGTTGGGCGACCGCGAGTACGACCATTTCTGCGGCTTCGGCCATGCGGTGGACGATTGGTTGCGGCATTCGGGCGCCGAACCGCTGTTCGACCTGGTGGAAGTGGACAACGGCGACGAAGGCGCACTGCGCCATTGGCAGCACCATCTGTCGCTGATCGCAGGGCAGCCCGACCTGCCCGATTGGACCGCACCGGCTTATCAGCCCTGGCGACTGGCCGAGCGCCGCGAACTGAACCCCGGCAGCGCCGGCGCCGCCGCTTTCCATATCGCCCTGCTCCCGCCGCAGGACGATATGCCCGCATGGCAGGCCGGCGACATCGCCGAAATCGGCCCGCGCAATTCGCCGGAAGCCGTTTCTGCGCTGTTGGAGGCTTTGTCGCTCGATGCGGCAACGCCTGTCGATCGCGACGGCAAGCGCGAACGGATCGACGAAGTATTGGCGCGCTCGCATCTGCCAAGCCTCGCCGAAGCCAGCGGTCTCGATGCGCAGGCCTTCGCTGAGGAACTGCAGCCGTTGCCGCACCGCGAATACTCGATCGCTTCGCTGCCGTCGGACGGCGCCATCCATGTGCTGTTGCGGCGCATGCTGCGGCCGGACGGCAGCCCGGGGATCGGCAGCGGCTGGTTGTGCGATTACGCCGCGCTCGGCGGCGAGATCGCGCTGCGCATCCGCAGCAATCCCAATTTCCACGCGCCGCCGTCGGCGCGGCCGCTGATCTTGATCGGCAACGGCACAGGCGCGGCAGGTTTGCGTGCGCACTTGAAGGCGCGCATCGCCGCCGGCGCACGCCGCAACTGGCTGCTGTTCGGCGAACGCAACGCGGATCGCGATTTCTTCTACGGTGACGAGATCCGGCGTTGGCGAGATGAAGGCTTCATCGAACGCCTGGACCTGGCGTTCTCTCGCGATGGCGCTGCAAGCGCCTACGTGCAACATGCGTTGGCGGCGGCTGGGGAAACGCTGCGCGACTGGATGCAAGCCGGTGCCGCTATCTACGTCTGCGGCAGCCTGCAGGGAATGGCGCCAGGCGTCGATGCGGTGTTGCGCGACTTGCTGGGCGACGATCTCGTCGAGCGGATGCGCATCGAAGGCCGCTATCGCCGCGATGTCTACTAA
- a CDS encoding HutD/Ves family protein: MSERTGTSWVVPANEYRRERWKNGAGWTREIARMPDEADGWQWRLSIAEIEQDSLFSIFPGVQRELVLLSGNGLRLRFDDGEIHVLQPPHERIRFSGERGVVGELVDGPTHDFNLMWRPDAVDAQLWHRPLVGPMVIFIDPGATWAVYLLAGTARFVDDSGLPPLAAGDTAFMQADTERRRHVMEGAGGALLVKIQPK; the protein is encoded by the coding sequence ATGAGCGAACGTACCGGAACCTCCTGGGTAGTCCCCGCCAACGAATACCGGCGCGAGCGCTGGAAGAACGGCGCCGGTTGGACGCGGGAGATCGCCCGCATGCCGGACGAGGCCGATGGTTGGCAATGGCGCCTGTCGATCGCCGAGATCGAGCAGGACTCGCTCTTCTCGATCTTCCCGGGCGTTCAGCGCGAGCTGGTGCTGTTGAGCGGCAACGGCTTGCGGCTGCGTTTCGACGATGGCGAGATCCATGTCCTGCAGCCGCCGCACGAACGGATACGCTTCAGCGGCGAACGCGGCGTGGTGGGCGAGCTCGTCGACGGCCCGACGCACGACTTCAATCTGATGTGGCGCCCGGATGCTGTCGATGCACAGCTGTGGCACCGGCCGCTGGTCGGGCCGATGGTGATCTTCATAGATCCGGGCGCGACCTGGGCCGTGTACTTGCTGGCGGGTACCGCGCGCTTCGTCGACGACTCCGGCCTGCCGCCGCTGGCCGCAGGCGATACCGCCTTCATGCAGGCCGATACCGAACGCCGGCGCCACGTCATGGAAGGCGCTGGCGGGGCGCTGTTGGTCAAGATCCAACCCAAGTAG
- a CDS encoding ComEA family DNA-binding protein — MKPFKLVLNSLLLSLALLGSALAADEKVNINTADAATLDRVLINVGASKAEAIVAYRKENGAFKSPEQLAQVKGIGLKTVEKNRDRIVVGGAAAPKPAAKTGAAPQAAKR; from the coding sequence ATGAAACCTTTCAAGCTGGTCCTGAACTCGCTGCTGCTGTCCCTGGCGCTGCTCGGCAGCGCCCTGGCCGCCGACGAGAAGGTCAACATCAATACCGCCGACGCCGCCACACTGGATCGCGTGCTGATCAATGTCGGCGCGTCCAAGGCCGAAGCGATCGTCGCCTACCGCAAGGAAAACGGCGCGTTCAAGAGCCCCGAGCAGCTGGCCCAGGTCAAGGGCATCGGCCTGAAGACGGTCGAGAAGAATCGCGACCGCATCGTGGTCGGCGGTGCGGCGGCGCCGAAGCCGGCGGCGAAGACGGGCGCAGCCCCTCAAGCCGCGAAGCGCTGA